Proteins encoded by one window of Sus scrofa isolate TJ Tabasco breed Duroc chromosome 12, Sscrofa11.1, whole genome shotgun sequence:
- the C12H17orf58 gene encoding UPF0450 protein C17orf58 homolog has product MSRLYITPDGFFFRVHILALDTSSCNKPCPEFKPGSRYIVMGHIYHKRRQLPTALLQVLRGRLRPGDGLVRSSSSYVKRFNRKRDGQVQGAIHTQCM; this is encoded by the exons ATGAGCCGCCTGTACATCACTCCGGACGGGTTTTTCTTCCGAGTCCACATATTAGCCCTGGACACCTCCAGTTGCAATAAGCCATGTCCAGAATTTAAACCTG GCAGCAGGTATATTGTGATGGGCCACATCTATCATAAAAGAAGGCAGCTACCTACAGCTCTGCTTCAGGTCCTGAGGGGGCGCCTCCGACCCGGAGATGGACTAgtcaggagcagcagcagctatGTGAAAAGATTTAACCGAAAAAGGGATGGGCAAGTGCAAGGAGCAATTCACACCCAATGCATGTGA
- the LOC110256159 gene encoding uncharacterized protein LOC110256159, which yields MTARAFWLLCLIVGSSPEAPVAERKASSPHNRKPDPGGGPSAEETPGPRAQPVPETQRRPRAADAAPRAWSDLRRRKPPTPAENRAGFREAARAAADPPSPRLAQAENRASPRRVPALDDSPRRARSRHLRLPAARAPARAAEAPADPAYLNRPRAAAPLPEPAPAPPPPRPPRTEDAEPGAEPCARACGADLDVRESYCASEFGEPRPPLLPGPDGRAPAAGRAFPSRGSRAQQ from the exons ATGACAGCTAGAGCTTTCTGGCTCCTCTGTTTGATCGTTGGATCATCTCCCGAAGCCCCAGTGGCGGAGAGAAAAG CCTCGTCGCCCCACAACAGGAAGCCCGACCCCGGCGGCGGCCCGAGCGCTGAAGAGACACCGGGGCCCCGGGCGCAGCCGGTCCCCGAAACCCAACGGCGGCCGCGCGCAGCCGACGCCGCTCCCCGCGCCTGGTCGGACCTGCGGCGCCGGAAGCCCCCCACGCCCGCCGAGAACCGGGCCGGCTTCCGGGAGGCAGCGCGCGCGGCCGCCGACCCGCCGAGCCCGCGCCTCGCGCAGGCCGAGAACCGCGCGTCACCGCGCCGCGTGCCCGCGCTGGACGACTCCCCGCGGCGCGCGCGCTCCCGGCACCTGCGCCTCCCGGCCGCGCGAGCTCCCGCGCGCGCCGCCGAGGCCCCCGCCGACCCCGCCTACCTCAACCGGCCGCGCGCCGCCGCGCCGCTCCCGGAACCcgcgcccgcgccgccgccgccgcgcccgccGCGGACGGAGGACGCCGAGCCAGGCGCCGAGCCCTGCGCGCGCGCCTGCGGGGCGGACCTGGACGTGCGCGAGTCCTACTGCGCCAGCGAGTTCGGTGAGCCCCGCCCGCCGCTCCTCCCGGGCCCGGACGGCCGAGCCCCGGCCGCGGGGAGAGCCTTTCCGAGCCGAGGGAGTCGGGCT CAGCAGTGA